Proteins from a single region of Oncorhynchus tshawytscha isolate Ot180627B linkage group LG03, Otsh_v2.0, whole genome shotgun sequence:
- the LOC112229687 gene encoding ral guanine nucleotide dissociation stimulator-like 2 isoform X1: protein MIPRSMRTGGMALPGVESRDVPLIGYRPLAPDDVPLSSQSGQVTDCTGLDSSEGETSPMKTTWYCPLDLSTVLEEEEDGVIYNVVVKQQRSAPTSATSSSRSQCVKAGTEEKLVQHLLHSFAMGDSSFITIFLATYRSFTSTKRVLDILIDRLQHPPGERTKSQIRQPFNRAVCMVFSMWLSEYPEDFRFLGEPGLLLRLAPLLPSDPSGTEIRGRLLRLAQELSEQALLPDSSSDRTTPSPADPTKFDPTNILGFPAGLIAEQLTKIETELFVRLVPYHCLGSLWSQRDKKGREGVCWSVRATVRQFNRLANAVMASCLWPTQLRSQQRACLLEKWISVAEECRARKNFSSLYAIVSALQSNPVHRLRRTWLETDREAVRRYEELSNIFSEKDNYSQSRELLKEEGTSKFANLDGKMNNRRQIGSSAQGTVPYLGIFLTDLTMLDTAVKDRLENGYVNFDKRRREFEVLAQIRLLQSSCKNGVFLTDEAFLQWYQSVPSLNEEESYRLSNEIEVPSEPSSGRTLNPTVIITRCPNLNSSRTSLVADSDGLFYFPSPVCHFLSKFTKHMKSPSVSCLDVDSSHPTNDPIPSALTPSTPVKSHRRSVSCGNNPTNNNKGSGPDMRIVRIRMDLQDGNMYRSILVTNNDKTPTVISSALDKHSQDPKQASRYELIQLLPEGKELVIPATGNVFYAMTSSSVDFLLRRQGGNTPFRSQPINTETSATFPRIKAKGRRLFF, encoded by the exons ATGATCCCTCGTAGTATGCGAACAGGTGGGATGGCCCTGCCAGGGGTGGAGTCAAGGGATGTACCCCTCATTGGCTACCGGCCTTTAGCGCCTGACGATGTTCCCCTCAGCAGCCAATCAGGGCAAGTGACTgactgtactggactggactCCTCTGAG GGGGAGACTTCCCCCATGAAGACAACTTGGTACTGTCCTCTGGACTTG tctactgtgttggaggaggaagaggacggaGTGATATACAATGTAGTGGTGAAGCAACAGCGTAGCGCCCCCACCAGTGCAACA tccagCTCTCGTTCACAGTGTGTGAAGGCGGGAACAGAGGAGAAGCTGGTTCAGCACCTCCTCCACTCCTTCGCCATGGGAGACTCCTCCTTCATCACCATCTTCCTCGCCACCTATCGCTCCTTTACCTCAACTAAGAGAGTGCTGGATATCCTCATCGACAG aTTGCAACATCCACCAGGAGAACGTACAAAGAGTCAGATTAGGCAACCCTTCAACAG agcGGTGTGTATGGTGTTCAGTATGTGGTTGTCGGAGTATCCTGAGGACTTCCGCTTTCTGGGAGAGCCTGGTCTTCTGCTCCGCCTGGCCCCCCTGCTGCCCTCCGACCCCTCTGGGACAGAGATCAGGGGTCGCCTCCTCAGACTGGCACAGGAGCTCAGtgaacaggccctactgcctgacTCTAGTTCAG ATAGGACCACCCCCAGCCCTGCTGACCCCACTAAGTTTGATCCCACCAATATCCTGGGCTTCCCCGCTGGGCTGATTGCTGAGCAGCTCACCAAGATAGAAACG GAGCTGTTTGTGCGTCTGGTCCCGTACCACTGCCTGGGCTCCCTGTGGTCTCAGAGGGACAAGAAAGGGCGCGAGGGTGTATGTTGGTCCGTCCGGGCCACTGTACGCCAGTTCAACCGGCTGGCCAATGCTGTGATGGCTTCGTGCCTGTGGCCCACGCAGCTCCGCAGCCAGCAGAGAGCCTGCCTCCTGGAGAAatggatcagcgtggcagag GAATGCAGAGCCAGGAAAAACTTTTCGTCTCTCTACGCCATCGTGTCTGCCCTGCAGAGTAACCCAGTACACAGACTAAGGAGGACGTGGCTAGAAACTGACAG GGAAGCAGTGAGGAGGTACGAGGAGCTGTCCAACATTTTCTCTGAGAAGGACAACTACTCCCAGAGCAGGGAGCTGCTGAAAGAG GAAGGTACTTCGAAGTTCGCCAACCTGGACGGCAAGATGAACAACAGGAGACAGATAGGA TCCAGTGCCCAGGGCACAGTACCTTACCTGGGGATCTTCCTCACAGACCTCACCATGCTGGACACGGCCGTCAAAGACAGACTGGAG AACGGCTACGTCAACTTTGACAAGAGGAGACGA GAGTTTGAGGTTTTAGCTCAGATCCGACTACTGCAGTCCTCCTGTAAAAACGGTGTTTTCCTCACCGACGAGGCATTCCTACAGTGGTACCAAAGCGTACCCTCGTTAAATGAAGAAGAAAG TTACAGACTGTCCAATGAAATTGAGGTGCCGTCCGAACCGAGCTCTGGTCGTACCCTGAACCCTACAGTGATCATCACACGGTGCCCAAA CCTGAATTCCTCCAGGACCAGCCTTGTTGCTGACAGTGACGGTCTTTTTTACTTCCCCTCCCCCGTCTGCCACTTTCTTTCCAAATTCACTAAG CATATGAAATCCCCCTCAGTTTCCTGTCTGGATGTTGACTCCTCCCATCCCACCAATGACCCCATCCCGTCTGCATTGACACCATCCACTCCCGTCAAATCACATCGTCGATCAGTCTCCTGTGGCAACAATCCCACCAATAACAACAAAGGGTCTGGGCCTGATATGCGGATCGTCAGGATACGGATGGATTTACAAGATGGGAATATGTACAGAAGCATACTG GTGACAAACAATGACAAGACGCCCACTGTGATCAGTTCTGCCTTAGATAAACACAGTCAGGACCCCAAACAGGCATCCAGATATGAGCTCATCCAACTATTGCCCGAGGGAAAGG AGTTGGTCATCCCTGCCACAGGAAACGTCTTCTATGCCATGACTTCCTCTAGTGTGGACTTCCTGCTGCGCAGACAAGGAGGCAACACCCCTTTTCGCTCTCAACCAATCAACACAGAAACCAGTGCCACCTTTCCTCGAATCAAAGCCAAGGGGCGGAGACTGTTTTTTTGA
- the LOC112229687 gene encoding ral guanine nucleotide dissociation stimulator-like 1 isoform X4 has translation MIPRSMRTGGMALPGVESRDVPLIGYRPLAPDDVPLSSQSGQVTDCTGLDSSEGETSPMKTTWYCPLDLSTVLEEEEDGVIYNVVVKQQRSAPTSATSSSRSQCVKAGTEEKLVQHLLHSFAMGDSSFITIFLATYRSFTSTKRVLDILIDRLQHPPGERTKSQIRQPFNRAVCMVFSMWLSEYPEDFRFLGEPGLLLRLAPLLPSDPSGTEIRGRLLRLAQELSEQALLPDSSSDRTTPSPADPTKFDPTNILGFPAGLIAEQLTKIETELFVRLVPYHCLGSLWSQRDKKGREGVCWSVRATVRQFNRLANAVMASCLWPTQLRSQQRACLLEKWISVAEECRARKNFSSLYAIVSALQSNPVHRLRRTWLETDREAVRRYEELSNIFSEKDNYSQSRELLKEEGTSKFANLDGKMNNRRQIGSSAQGTVPYLGIFLTDLTMLDTAVKDRLENGYVNFDKRRREFEVLAQIRLLQSSCKNGVFLTDEAFLQWYQSVPSLNEEESYRLSNEIEVPSEPSSGRTLNPTVIITRCPNLNSSRTSLVADSDGLFYFPSPVCHFLSKFTKFPVWMLTPPIPPMTPSRLH, from the exons ATGATCCCTCGTAGTATGCGAACAGGTGGGATGGCCCTGCCAGGGGTGGAGTCAAGGGATGTACCCCTCATTGGCTACCGGCCTTTAGCGCCTGACGATGTTCCCCTCAGCAGCCAATCAGGGCAAGTGACTgactgtactggactggactCCTCTGAG GGGGAGACTTCCCCCATGAAGACAACTTGGTACTGTCCTCTGGACTTG tctactgtgttggaggaggaagaggacggaGTGATATACAATGTAGTGGTGAAGCAACAGCGTAGCGCCCCCACCAGTGCAACA tccagCTCTCGTTCACAGTGTGTGAAGGCGGGAACAGAGGAGAAGCTGGTTCAGCACCTCCTCCACTCCTTCGCCATGGGAGACTCCTCCTTCATCACCATCTTCCTCGCCACCTATCGCTCCTTTACCTCAACTAAGAGAGTGCTGGATATCCTCATCGACAG aTTGCAACATCCACCAGGAGAACGTACAAAGAGTCAGATTAGGCAACCCTTCAACAG agcGGTGTGTATGGTGTTCAGTATGTGGTTGTCGGAGTATCCTGAGGACTTCCGCTTTCTGGGAGAGCCTGGTCTTCTGCTCCGCCTGGCCCCCCTGCTGCCCTCCGACCCCTCTGGGACAGAGATCAGGGGTCGCCTCCTCAGACTGGCACAGGAGCTCAGtgaacaggccctactgcctgacTCTAGTTCAG ATAGGACCACCCCCAGCCCTGCTGACCCCACTAAGTTTGATCCCACCAATATCCTGGGCTTCCCCGCTGGGCTGATTGCTGAGCAGCTCACCAAGATAGAAACG GAGCTGTTTGTGCGTCTGGTCCCGTACCACTGCCTGGGCTCCCTGTGGTCTCAGAGGGACAAGAAAGGGCGCGAGGGTGTATGTTGGTCCGTCCGGGCCACTGTACGCCAGTTCAACCGGCTGGCCAATGCTGTGATGGCTTCGTGCCTGTGGCCCACGCAGCTCCGCAGCCAGCAGAGAGCCTGCCTCCTGGAGAAatggatcagcgtggcagag GAATGCAGAGCCAGGAAAAACTTTTCGTCTCTCTACGCCATCGTGTCTGCCCTGCAGAGTAACCCAGTACACAGACTAAGGAGGACGTGGCTAGAAACTGACAG GGAAGCAGTGAGGAGGTACGAGGAGCTGTCCAACATTTTCTCTGAGAAGGACAACTACTCCCAGAGCAGGGAGCTGCTGAAAGAG GAAGGTACTTCGAAGTTCGCCAACCTGGACGGCAAGATGAACAACAGGAGACAGATAGGA TCCAGTGCCCAGGGCACAGTACCTTACCTGGGGATCTTCCTCACAGACCTCACCATGCTGGACACGGCCGTCAAAGACAGACTGGAG AACGGCTACGTCAACTTTGACAAGAGGAGACGA GAGTTTGAGGTTTTAGCTCAGATCCGACTACTGCAGTCCTCCTGTAAAAACGGTGTTTTCCTCACCGACGAGGCATTCCTACAGTGGTACCAAAGCGTACCCTCGTTAAATGAAGAAGAAAG TTACAGACTGTCCAATGAAATTGAGGTGCCGTCCGAACCGAGCTCTGGTCGTACCCTGAACCCTACAGTGATCATCACACGGTGCCCAAA CCTGAATTCCTCCAGGACCAGCCTTGTTGCTGACAGTGACGGTCTTTTTTACTTCCCCTCCCCCGTCTGCCACTTTCTTTCCAAATTCACTAAG TTTCCTGTCTGGATGTTGACTCCTCCCATCCCACCAATGACCCCATCCCGTCTGCATTGA
- the LOC112229687 gene encoding ral guanine nucleotide dissociation stimulator-like 2 isoform X2, whose amino-acid sequence MIPRSMRTGGMALPGVESRDVPLIGYRPLAPDDVPLSSQSGQVTDCTGLDSSESTVLEEEEDGVIYNVVVKQQRSAPTSATSSSRSQCVKAGTEEKLVQHLLHSFAMGDSSFITIFLATYRSFTSTKRVLDILIDRLQHPPGERTKSQIRQPFNRAVCMVFSMWLSEYPEDFRFLGEPGLLLRLAPLLPSDPSGTEIRGRLLRLAQELSEQALLPDSSSDRTTPSPADPTKFDPTNILGFPAGLIAEQLTKIETELFVRLVPYHCLGSLWSQRDKKGREGVCWSVRATVRQFNRLANAVMASCLWPTQLRSQQRACLLEKWISVAEECRARKNFSSLYAIVSALQSNPVHRLRRTWLETDREAVRRYEELSNIFSEKDNYSQSRELLKEEGTSKFANLDGKMNNRRQIGSSAQGTVPYLGIFLTDLTMLDTAVKDRLENGYVNFDKRRREFEVLAQIRLLQSSCKNGVFLTDEAFLQWYQSVPSLNEEESYRLSNEIEVPSEPSSGRTLNPTVIITRCPNLNSSRTSLVADSDGLFYFPSPVCHFLSKFTKHMKSPSVSCLDVDSSHPTNDPIPSALTPSTPVKSHRRSVSCGNNPTNNNKGSGPDMRIVRIRMDLQDGNMYRSILVTNNDKTPTVISSALDKHSQDPKQASRYELIQLLPEGKELVIPATGNVFYAMTSSSVDFLLRRQGGNTPFRSQPINTETSATFPRIKAKGRRLFF is encoded by the exons ATGATCCCTCGTAGTATGCGAACAGGTGGGATGGCCCTGCCAGGGGTGGAGTCAAGGGATGTACCCCTCATTGGCTACCGGCCTTTAGCGCCTGACGATGTTCCCCTCAGCAGCCAATCAGGGCAAGTGACTgactgtactggactggactCCTCTGAG tctactgtgttggaggaggaagaggacggaGTGATATACAATGTAGTGGTGAAGCAACAGCGTAGCGCCCCCACCAGTGCAACA tccagCTCTCGTTCACAGTGTGTGAAGGCGGGAACAGAGGAGAAGCTGGTTCAGCACCTCCTCCACTCCTTCGCCATGGGAGACTCCTCCTTCATCACCATCTTCCTCGCCACCTATCGCTCCTTTACCTCAACTAAGAGAGTGCTGGATATCCTCATCGACAG aTTGCAACATCCACCAGGAGAACGTACAAAGAGTCAGATTAGGCAACCCTTCAACAG agcGGTGTGTATGGTGTTCAGTATGTGGTTGTCGGAGTATCCTGAGGACTTCCGCTTTCTGGGAGAGCCTGGTCTTCTGCTCCGCCTGGCCCCCCTGCTGCCCTCCGACCCCTCTGGGACAGAGATCAGGGGTCGCCTCCTCAGACTGGCACAGGAGCTCAGtgaacaggccctactgcctgacTCTAGTTCAG ATAGGACCACCCCCAGCCCTGCTGACCCCACTAAGTTTGATCCCACCAATATCCTGGGCTTCCCCGCTGGGCTGATTGCTGAGCAGCTCACCAAGATAGAAACG GAGCTGTTTGTGCGTCTGGTCCCGTACCACTGCCTGGGCTCCCTGTGGTCTCAGAGGGACAAGAAAGGGCGCGAGGGTGTATGTTGGTCCGTCCGGGCCACTGTACGCCAGTTCAACCGGCTGGCCAATGCTGTGATGGCTTCGTGCCTGTGGCCCACGCAGCTCCGCAGCCAGCAGAGAGCCTGCCTCCTGGAGAAatggatcagcgtggcagag GAATGCAGAGCCAGGAAAAACTTTTCGTCTCTCTACGCCATCGTGTCTGCCCTGCAGAGTAACCCAGTACACAGACTAAGGAGGACGTGGCTAGAAACTGACAG GGAAGCAGTGAGGAGGTACGAGGAGCTGTCCAACATTTTCTCTGAGAAGGACAACTACTCCCAGAGCAGGGAGCTGCTGAAAGAG GAAGGTACTTCGAAGTTCGCCAACCTGGACGGCAAGATGAACAACAGGAGACAGATAGGA TCCAGTGCCCAGGGCACAGTACCTTACCTGGGGATCTTCCTCACAGACCTCACCATGCTGGACACGGCCGTCAAAGACAGACTGGAG AACGGCTACGTCAACTTTGACAAGAGGAGACGA GAGTTTGAGGTTTTAGCTCAGATCCGACTACTGCAGTCCTCCTGTAAAAACGGTGTTTTCCTCACCGACGAGGCATTCCTACAGTGGTACCAAAGCGTACCCTCGTTAAATGAAGAAGAAAG TTACAGACTGTCCAATGAAATTGAGGTGCCGTCCGAACCGAGCTCTGGTCGTACCCTGAACCCTACAGTGATCATCACACGGTGCCCAAA CCTGAATTCCTCCAGGACCAGCCTTGTTGCTGACAGTGACGGTCTTTTTTACTTCCCCTCCCCCGTCTGCCACTTTCTTTCCAAATTCACTAAG CATATGAAATCCCCCTCAGTTTCCTGTCTGGATGTTGACTCCTCCCATCCCACCAATGACCCCATCCCGTCTGCATTGACACCATCCACTCCCGTCAAATCACATCGTCGATCAGTCTCCTGTGGCAACAATCCCACCAATAACAACAAAGGGTCTGGGCCTGATATGCGGATCGTCAGGATACGGATGGATTTACAAGATGGGAATATGTACAGAAGCATACTG GTGACAAACAATGACAAGACGCCCACTGTGATCAGTTCTGCCTTAGATAAACACAGTCAGGACCCCAAACAGGCATCCAGATATGAGCTCATCCAACTATTGCCCGAGGGAAAGG AGTTGGTCATCCCTGCCACAGGAAACGTCTTCTATGCCATGACTTCCTCTAGTGTGGACTTCCTGCTGCGCAGACAAGGAGGCAACACCCCTTTTCGCTCTCAACCAATCAACACAGAAACCAGTGCCACCTTTCCTCGAATCAAAGCCAAGGGGCGGAGACTGTTTTTTTGA
- the LOC112229687 gene encoding ral guanine nucleotide dissociation stimulator-like 2 isoform X3 gives MKESGQDGVCSFLLKFSKKLKACSLSGLVETKGETSPMKTTWYCPLDLSTVLEEEEDGVIYNVVVKQQRSAPTSATSSSRSQCVKAGTEEKLVQHLLHSFAMGDSSFITIFLATYRSFTSTKRVLDILIDRLQHPPGERTKSQIRQPFNRAVCMVFSMWLSEYPEDFRFLGEPGLLLRLAPLLPSDPSGTEIRGRLLRLAQELSEQALLPDSSSDRTTPSPADPTKFDPTNILGFPAGLIAEQLTKIETELFVRLVPYHCLGSLWSQRDKKGREGVCWSVRATVRQFNRLANAVMASCLWPTQLRSQQRACLLEKWISVAEECRARKNFSSLYAIVSALQSNPVHRLRRTWLETDREAVRRYEELSNIFSEKDNYSQSRELLKEEGTSKFANLDGKMNNRRQIGSSAQGTVPYLGIFLTDLTMLDTAVKDRLENGYVNFDKRRREFEVLAQIRLLQSSCKNGVFLTDEAFLQWYQSVPSLNEEESYRLSNEIEVPSEPSSGRTLNPTVIITRCPNLNSSRTSLVADSDGLFYFPSPVCHFLSKFTKHMKSPSVSCLDVDSSHPTNDPIPSALTPSTPVKSHRRSVSCGNNPTNNNKGSGPDMRIVRIRMDLQDGNMYRSILVTNNDKTPTVISSALDKHSQDPKQASRYELIQLLPEGKELVIPATGNVFYAMTSSSVDFLLRRQGGNTPFRSQPINTETSATFPRIKAKGRRLFF, from the exons ATGAAAGAAAGTGGACAAGATGGTGTTTGTAGCTTTCTTCTGAAGTTCTCAAAGAAGCTAAAGGCTTGTAGCTTGTCTGGACTTGTCGAGACAAAG GGGGAGACTTCCCCCATGAAGACAACTTGGTACTGTCCTCTGGACTTG tctactgtgttggaggaggaagaggacggaGTGATATACAATGTAGTGGTGAAGCAACAGCGTAGCGCCCCCACCAGTGCAACA tccagCTCTCGTTCACAGTGTGTGAAGGCGGGAACAGAGGAGAAGCTGGTTCAGCACCTCCTCCACTCCTTCGCCATGGGAGACTCCTCCTTCATCACCATCTTCCTCGCCACCTATCGCTCCTTTACCTCAACTAAGAGAGTGCTGGATATCCTCATCGACAG aTTGCAACATCCACCAGGAGAACGTACAAAGAGTCAGATTAGGCAACCCTTCAACAG agcGGTGTGTATGGTGTTCAGTATGTGGTTGTCGGAGTATCCTGAGGACTTCCGCTTTCTGGGAGAGCCTGGTCTTCTGCTCCGCCTGGCCCCCCTGCTGCCCTCCGACCCCTCTGGGACAGAGATCAGGGGTCGCCTCCTCAGACTGGCACAGGAGCTCAGtgaacaggccctactgcctgacTCTAGTTCAG ATAGGACCACCCCCAGCCCTGCTGACCCCACTAAGTTTGATCCCACCAATATCCTGGGCTTCCCCGCTGGGCTGATTGCTGAGCAGCTCACCAAGATAGAAACG GAGCTGTTTGTGCGTCTGGTCCCGTACCACTGCCTGGGCTCCCTGTGGTCTCAGAGGGACAAGAAAGGGCGCGAGGGTGTATGTTGGTCCGTCCGGGCCACTGTACGCCAGTTCAACCGGCTGGCCAATGCTGTGATGGCTTCGTGCCTGTGGCCCACGCAGCTCCGCAGCCAGCAGAGAGCCTGCCTCCTGGAGAAatggatcagcgtggcagag GAATGCAGAGCCAGGAAAAACTTTTCGTCTCTCTACGCCATCGTGTCTGCCCTGCAGAGTAACCCAGTACACAGACTAAGGAGGACGTGGCTAGAAACTGACAG GGAAGCAGTGAGGAGGTACGAGGAGCTGTCCAACATTTTCTCTGAGAAGGACAACTACTCCCAGAGCAGGGAGCTGCTGAAAGAG GAAGGTACTTCGAAGTTCGCCAACCTGGACGGCAAGATGAACAACAGGAGACAGATAGGA TCCAGTGCCCAGGGCACAGTACCTTACCTGGGGATCTTCCTCACAGACCTCACCATGCTGGACACGGCCGTCAAAGACAGACTGGAG AACGGCTACGTCAACTTTGACAAGAGGAGACGA GAGTTTGAGGTTTTAGCTCAGATCCGACTACTGCAGTCCTCCTGTAAAAACGGTGTTTTCCTCACCGACGAGGCATTCCTACAGTGGTACCAAAGCGTACCCTCGTTAAATGAAGAAGAAAG TTACAGACTGTCCAATGAAATTGAGGTGCCGTCCGAACCGAGCTCTGGTCGTACCCTGAACCCTACAGTGATCATCACACGGTGCCCAAA CCTGAATTCCTCCAGGACCAGCCTTGTTGCTGACAGTGACGGTCTTTTTTACTTCCCCTCCCCCGTCTGCCACTTTCTTTCCAAATTCACTAAG CATATGAAATCCCCCTCAGTTTCCTGTCTGGATGTTGACTCCTCCCATCCCACCAATGACCCCATCCCGTCTGCATTGACACCATCCACTCCCGTCAAATCACATCGTCGATCAGTCTCCTGTGGCAACAATCCCACCAATAACAACAAAGGGTCTGGGCCTGATATGCGGATCGTCAGGATACGGATGGATTTACAAGATGGGAATATGTACAGAAGCATACTG GTGACAAACAATGACAAGACGCCCACTGTGATCAGTTCTGCCTTAGATAAACACAGTCAGGACCCCAAACAGGCATCCAGATATGAGCTCATCCAACTATTGCCCGAGGGAAAGG AGTTGGTCATCCCTGCCACAGGAAACGTCTTCTATGCCATGACTTCCTCTAGTGTGGACTTCCTGCTGCGCAGACAAGGAGGCAACACCCCTTTTCGCTCTCAACCAATCAACACAGAAACCAGTGCCACCTTTCCTCGAATCAAAGCCAAGGGGCGGAGACTGTTTTTTTGA